The following are encoded together in the Phragmites australis chromosome 19, lpPhrAust1.1, whole genome shotgun sequence genome:
- the LOC133900319 gene encoding uncharacterized protein LOC133900319, producing MEGGASSSSSSSSFRRGFIRRSEGEIQAVEETKKDETAEDAVQAAVSVLECSDAQEESKVIADTSFEITTQSEAAETEIGTAEASGAAENLGDKSKNPDANMDMPADSTAKNAGAKITSETDGIAEPESKVVAQPQATPPTMQELPATQEPAGDTKVTAEPELPVHGFTPAEAEAIHKSEEEDGDKALRSGRAHADAEKQVHFIGEAATDGATLAASDATAGIEDHQEAPKDEIAGEIFEASASNLAQASCVTTTISDHANETANDGARVQELTSQVADGPEAIIHPDVTAPIDEASAGQDTEAVGESDGVGQELVPVSSIVNVQNDEAKPCEGQEGVAEAPNSVEEKFSEAEAMKEKNDDGSPSDDMSCVAEVSVTPEVVNQIKRRTLQGLLMAEKSTEKLPIGDQPMKSTDVSNSTTAQEFDSNSVETSDLCKENIAADSSDLVVATTKTAQAIEVKDYSTITEQVVKESVPEDAKSAAEDTKEAKSVAESNLGHMSSEVEKKGEANKADSTQAVKPSQRHSINIVSKVKQSIVKVKKVIVGKSLSSKTLKPPVEAGEINVK from the exons ATGGAGGgtggggcctcctcctcctcctcctcctcctccttccgcCGCGGCTTTATACGGCGATCTGAGGGTGAAATCCAA GCTGTTGAGGAAACAAAGAAAGATGAGACCGCAGAAGATGCAGTACAAGCAGCTGTCTCGGTGCTGGAATGTAGTGATGCACAAGAAGAAAGCAAAGTTATTGCTGACACATCATTTGAAATAACTACTCAATCGGAGGCTGCTGAAACTGAAATTGGAACTGCTGAAGCTTCTGGTGCGGCAGAAAACCTAGGAGACAAGAGTAAAAACCCTGACGCTAATATGGACATGCCTGCTGACTCAACTGCCAAAAATGCAGGTGCTAAAATAACTTCCGAAACTGATGGTATTGCAGAACCGGAGAGCAAAGTAGTAGCGCAACCTCAAGCCACCCCACCAACCATGCAAGAGCTACCTGCAACTCAAGAACCAGCCGGAGACACAAAAGTTACTGCTGAACCTGAATTACCAGTGCATGGCTTCACACCTGCTGAGGCAGAAGCTATACACAAGTCAGAAGAAGAGGACGGTGACAAGGCTTTGCGTAGTGGCAGAGCTCATGCAGATGCTGAAAAACAAGTCCATTTTATTGGGGAAGCTGCGACTGATGGTGCCACACTAGCAGCATCAGATGCAACCGCTGGTATTGAGGATCACCAGGAAGCACCTAAAGACGAAATTGCTGGCGAGATATTTGAAGCATCAGCATCAAATTTAGCACAAGCATCTTGTGTGACAACTACTATTTCTGACCATGCCAATGAAACGGCTAACGATGGTGCCAGGGTTCAAGAATTGACATCACAAGTAGCTGATGGACCTGAAGCAATAATCCATCCAGATGTCACCGCTCCTATTGATGAAGCGAGTGCTGGTCAAGATACTGAAGCTGTTGGAGAATCAGACGGTGTTGGTCAAGAACTTGTTCCGGTTAGCTCTATTGTGAATGTGCAAAATGATGAAGCAAAGCCATGTGAAGGTCAAGAGGGTGTTGCTGAGGCACCAAATAGCGTTGAAGAGAAATTCTCAGAAGCTGAAGCTATGAAAGAGAAGAACGATGATGGGAGCCCAAGTGATGACATGTCCTGTGTTGCCGAGGTATCAGTTACTCCTGAAGTTGTTAACCAGATCAAGAGGAGAACGTTGCAAGGCCTGCTCATGGCTGagaagagcactgaaaaactaCCGATTGGAGACCAACCCATGAAGTCCACTGATGTGTCTAATTCCACGACAGCCCAAGAGTTTGATTCTAACAGTGTGGAAACTTCTGACTTGTGTAAAGAAAATATTGCTGCAGACAGTAGCGACTTGGTTGTAGCTACAACTAAAACTGCTCAAGCCATTGAGGTGAAGGACTACTCGACCATCACTGAGCAAGTAGTGAAGGAATCAGTTCCTGAGGATGCTAAATCTGCTGCAGAGGATACAAAAGAAGCGAAAAGTGTTGCAGAAAGCAACCTAGGACATATGTCTAGTGAAGTGGAGAAAAAAGGAGAGGCAAACAAGGCAGACTCCACTCAAGCTGTGAAGCCTTCTCAGCGCCATTCCATCAACATCGTGTCCAAGGTGAAGCAGTCCATTGTCAAGGTAAAAAAGGTGATCGTTGGAAAGTCACTGAGCTCCAAGACCTTGAAACCACCGGTCGAGGCAGGTGAAATCAATGTAAAGTGA
- the LOC133900318 gene encoding uncharacterized protein LOC133900318, with protein sequence MYHSGNPSCCYGVHGEVNNSDLIIPASRPDALLADGAVFLPPSSYMLHYSQQGRVGPPRPSSQTSSGMAAAASFRRVLSTGDLLRPEEEQRVAAAGRYSVEERRERIDKYRSKRNHRNFQKKITYACRKTLADSRPRVKGRFARNGADYTEAEQADVVQASCGIASESPPVNDAALDRDTMMNLDVIKDSDSGSGTTQWWPAMQEALATGMDDDLDNLIDPTDEEMLAAYLGVSSISLYSPSYSSPSGSGQ encoded by the exons ATGTATCACTCAGGCAATCCTTCTTGTTGCTACGGCGTCCATGGCGAGGTCAACAACTCCGATCTCATCATCCCTGCCTCTCGACCGGACGCCTTGCTTGCCGACGGAGCAGTATTCCTGCCGCCGTCGAGCTACATGTTGCACTACTCTCAGCAGGGGCGTGTTGGTCCACCCAGACCCAGCAGCCAGACATCGTCCGGCATGGCTGCAGCAGCGTCATTCCGCCGTGTGTTGAGCACGGGAGACCTCCTCAGGCCTGAGGAGGAGCaaagggtggcggcggcgggaagGTACAGCGTGGAGGAGCGGCGGGAGCGCATCGACAAGTACCGTAGCAAGCGCAACCACCGCAACTTCCAAAAGAAGATCACC TATGCTTGCAGGAAGACGCTTGCAGACAGTCGCCCCAGGGTGAAGGGCCGCTTCGCGCGCAACGGTGCTGATTACACGGAGGCGGAGCAGGCAGATGTCGTTCAAGCATCATGCGGGATAGCGTCAGAGTCGCCGCCGGTGAATGATGCTGCTCTCGACCGCGATACGATGATGAACCTCGATGTCATAAAGGATAGCGACAGCGGGAGCGGCACAACGCAGTGGTGGCCGGCAATGCAGGAGGCGCTGGCCACCGGCATGGACGACGACCTAGATAATCTCATCGACCCTACTGACGAGGAGATGCTCGCCGCCTACCTTGGCGTCTCCTCCATCAGCCTCTACTCACCATCATACTCCTCCCCCTCCGGCTCCGGGCAGTGA